From one Lolium rigidum isolate FL_2022 chromosome 4, APGP_CSIRO_Lrig_0.1, whole genome shotgun sequence genomic stretch:
- the LOC124646724 gene encoding putative ripening-related protein 6 has product MANAKLLAVVAMLVILLEVSTCAVARHHGKPDPCSGEDDGSMLGTLHKHKKPGHCPSPGGGVGGTPGIMTVNGFQKGEDGGGPSECDGKYHSDKTLIVALSTRWYAGGRRCHKPIRITSKQNGRTVVARVVDECDSNHGCKDNIVDTSQAVWDALGLDSNIGEVPVTWSDA; this is encoded by the coding sequence ATGGCGAACGCCAAGCTCCTCGCAGTCGTTGCCATGCTCGTGATCCTCCTGGAGGTGTCAACGTGCGCCGTGGCCCGGCACCATGGCAAGCCGGACCCGTGCAGCGGCGAGGACGACGGATCCATGCTGGGTACGCTGCACAAGCACAAGAAGCCGGGACACTGCCCGTCGCCGGGCGGTGGCGTCGGTGGCACCCCTGGCATCATGACGGTGAACGGGTTCCAGAAAGGAGAGGACGGCGGAGGGCCATCAGAGTGCGACGGCAAGTACCACAGCGATAAGACCTTGATTGTGGCACTATCGACGCGGTGGTACGCCGGCGGGCGGCGGTGCCACAAGCCGATCCGCATCACGAGCAAGCAAAACGGGCGCACCGTGGTGGCCCGAGTGGTGGATGAGTGCGACTCCAACCACGGCTGCAAGGACAATATTGTGGACACTTCTCAGGCCGTGTGGGATGCGCTCGGTCTCGACAGCAACATCGGCGAGGTCCCCGTCACCTGGTCCGACGCATGA
- the LOC124646723 gene encoding putative ripening-related protein 6, with translation MANAKLVAVVATLVIFLEVSSCAMARHHGKPDPCSGEDDSSVPGLLHKHKKPGHCPSPGGGGGGTPGIMTVNGFEKGQDGGGPSECDGKYHSDKTLIVALSTRWYAGGRRCHKPIRITSKQNGRSVVARVVDECDSNHGCKDNIVDTSQAVWDALGLDSNIGEVPVTWSDA, from the coding sequence ATGGCGAACGCCAAGCTCGTCGCAGTCGTGGCCACGCTCGTGATCTTCCTGGAGGTGTCATCCTGTGCCATGGCACGGCACCACGGTAAGCCGGACCCATGCAGCGGTGAGGACGATAGCTCCGTGCCAGGCCTGCTGCACAAGCACAAGAAGCCCGGCCACTGCCCATCgccaggtggcggcggcggcggcactccTGGCATCATGACAGTGAATGGGTTCGAGAAAGGCCAGGATGGCGGAGGGCCGTCGGAGTGCGACGGCAAGTACCATAGCGACAAGACCTTGATTGTGGCGCTGTCAACACGGTGGTACGCCGGCGGGAGGCGATGCCACAAGCCGATCCGCATCACGAGCAAGCAAAACGGGCGCAGCGTGGTGGCCCGAGTGGTGGACGAGTGCGACTCCAACCATGGCTGCAAGGACAATATTGTGGACACCTCTCAGGCCGTGTGGGATGCCCTTGGGCTCGACAGCAACATTGGCGAGGTGCCAGTCACCTGGTCCGATGCATGA